Proteins co-encoded in one Montipora capricornis isolate CH-2021 chromosome 12, ASM3666992v2, whole genome shotgun sequence genomic window:
- the LOC138026056 gene encoding transcription factor A, mitochondrial-like, protein MSVVRFSAVISQHLPLFRQGLLARSIIAHGFATTKAKPVVVNTKRPATAYLSFYSEQLPKISEEYSALTHAEVSRIVTSRWHSMSEEEKKPYKDAYAEKMRIYKAPVNKLPKKPPGIFGLFVKEKYSSTEARNPGAKISDIMIEMSKEWKSLSETEKEKWIQERETLLRKYREELKSLGEQLSLEERAFLEKYHNRQLQKLKKEQRQLLGYPKRPPSPFILFSQRTSKGMEELTMTERSKMLGKKWREMPEPEKDIYYEENREAREKYEKDLEEWKEKYPKAL, encoded by the coding sequence ATGAGTGTTGTTCGCTTTTCTGCGGTTATTTCCCAACATCTTCCGTTATTTCGGCAGGGTCTTCTCGCCCGCTCGATAATAGCACATGGGTTTGCCACAACAAAAGCGAAACCTGTTGTTGTTAACACGAAACGGCCCGCGACAGCATATTTATCGTTCTATAGTGAACAGCTTCCTAAAATCTCAGAAGAATACTCGGCGTTGACACATGCAGAAGTCTCGAGAATTGTAACATCCCGGTGGCATTCAATGTCTGAGGAAGAAAAGAAGCCCTACAAAGATGCTTACGCTGAAAAAATGAGGATTTACAAAGCACCCGTCAACAAGCTACCCAAGAAACCCCCAGGgatatttggtttgtttgtgaAGGAGAAGTATTCCTCAACCGAGGCTCGGAATCCAGGAGCCAAAATCTCAGATATAATGATTGAAATGTCAAAAGAATGGAAGAGTCTTTCGgaaacagagaaagaaaaatggaTTCAAGAACGTGAAACGCTGTTGCGGAAGTACAGGGAAGAATTAAAGAGTTTGGGGGAACAGCTAAGCTTGGAGGAACGAGCCTTCCTGGAGAAATACCACAACAGACAGCTCCAAAAATTGAAGAAAGAGCAACGACAGCTTTTGGGATATCCCAAGAGACCACCTTCACCTTTTATTCTTTTCTCTCAAAGGACCTCAAAGGGAATGGAAGAACTCACCATGACTGAACGCAGCAAAATGTTGGGAAAGAAATGGAGGGAGATGCCCGAGCCTGAGAAAGACATCTACTATGAAGAGAACCGTGAAGCTCGTGAAAAATACGAAAAGGATTTGGAGgagtggaaagaaaaatacccTAAAGCTCTATAA
- the LOC138026913 gene encoding ATR-interacting protein-like, whose product MDCNHQSFLYHLNTMANFSNNNFLGNQKRRNFIYNPAVSVSKERNYTSAQHVTSRRDVLLKTSVPSAANVNLEHGSPHKRFKSSHNQKPEEFAAADECRDLPVDAFDEELCALDDDEFDDDLLTAEQLDECDRIASIELQSHERETNKLASSLKKEVEHVDVFENVVSSTFVAELDKQRSEDDNVDDDDYDDSLATHCTQDYAVSCNSTNATPSKASTYFNGIVEAPFIGSSVLQPPFVAHPQRNRGVIQPNRQVDLSGESLLDQYNGSTSFVPETNLDSERTNRTASFTSESKCLVVGDDKHMQALRKEIEKLKSDYSTANAKVKTLEEEKFCRDGEIRILRDSLHLYETEEKIRHKEARAQEMQRVREQSQREKDLEKQVEKLTTQMQFKDREISQMIEKNRKRASCSTESCSPVQKRFVNQSEVFPTGNSFFQKTSPDSKVKSPRGLKVFDKDARILAKENLQKVSDKENSEKSALSGSLSGASVLGLSRFQQREAFAREREIAKHHPQSFPEIELVQSLLSPNDKQQNLLFEDFEDRGLADSSLISLLTLDTPSLSPHNSTQTSTIDETEPAHTMCLFDTQTNSKLKKSIDDVIQKDSSRSFVSNTVMLQTLNDLLECGHSDNVFLKNKEETLQSKFKQHHNLAAATNFLPLLESHIANYVDFRTGYNEENTTATCLTRNSPTPDSPTLSDSTGSESDLVKNLAVLQDTTLISLRLLNILVLYSPDVCSCILKSARLFCETECNIEEKDREQKKQMHVFISREDKDSFCDHPLFHGLKVAIKKDSKEPLKRTKTKTERDEKSRREIIYDVQHSELLGYMIKLLVPQQKESMAVGYTTLQVLTSLARNCEMKYCTRLLPLLSDNVLSDFLSRDWCLTSLSLATALLTCLIRHREFVERLCSQSDDCILLKIYQGWLFRPDVPVIHYQDVHLQIVGFVNTLLSHSDSATLLFPLESECQCSLELVKCLVLMLDEVMNSVCHLQSDSLSLEDVNSHGMMLLREGIFLLSTLCMNDPFFVEHRLDVEHQYINVITNATRLYKRITGLVSEAEVLAVQDLVDYEHVDGIEWSQESEDEADETAETMDVED is encoded by the exons ATGGATTGTAACCATCAATCATTTTTGTATCATTTGAACACGATGGCAAATTTCAGCAACAATAACTTTTTGGGTAATCAAAAGCGGCGTAATTTTATCTACAATCCAGCTGTCTCTGTATCGAAAGAAAGGAACTATACATCTGCACAGCATGTGACCTCGAGAAGAGATGTGCTTCTCAAAACATCAGTGCCAAGCGCTGCAAACGTGAACTTAGAACACGGATCGCCGCACAAGAGGTTCAAGTCTTCACATAATCAAAAGCCAGAGGAGTTCGCTGCTGCGGACGAATGTCGTGATCTGCCTGTGGATGCCTTTGATGAAGAGCTGTGCGCTCTTGACGACGACGAGTTTGACGATGATCTGTTGACAGCCGAACAGCTTGACGAGTGCGATCGGATCGCTTCAATAGAGCTGCAGTCTCACGAAAGAGAAACCAATAAACTTGCGTCTAGTTTAAAAAAGGAAGTCGAGCATGTTGATGTTTTTGAAAACGTTGTCTCATCAACTTTTGTTGCAGAGTTGGATAAACAGAGATCCGAGGATGATAATGTTGACGACGACGATTATGATGATTCTCTGGCGACTCACTGCACTCAAGATTATGCAGTTTCTTGTAATTCAACGAATGCTACACCTTCAAAAGCCTCCACTTATTTTAACGGCATAGTAGAAGCTCCATTCATTGGTTCGAGTGTCTTGCAACCACCATTTGTAGCACATCCCCAGCGCAACAGAGGTGTTATCCAACCAAACAGACAAGTTGACCTATCTGGGGAATCTTTGTTGGATCAATACAATGGGTCAACCTCTTTTGTCCCTGAAACAAACTTGGATTCAGAGAGAACGAACAGAACTGCTAGTTTTACCAGTGAAAGTAAATGCCTTGTAGTGGGAGATGATAAACACATGCAGGCTTTAAGaaaggaaattgaaaaactGAAATCTGACTATTCGACTGCGAATGCCAAAGTAAAAACTCTTGAGGAAGAGAAGTTCTGTAGAGATGGAGAAATTAGGATTTTGCGAGATTCGTTGCATCTCTATGAAACTGAGGAGAAGATTCGGCATAAAGAGGCAAGAGCTCAGGAGATGCAGCGAGTTCGAGAACAAAGTCAGCGGGAGAAAGATTTAGAAAAGCAAGTTGAAAAGTTGACCACGCAGATGCAATTTAAAGATCGGGAAATTTCCCAAATGATAGAGAAAAACAGGAAAAGAGCTAGCTGTTCAACAGAATCTTGCAGTCCTGTGCAAAAGAGATTCGTTAATCAAAGTGAAGTTTTCCCAACTGGTAACTCATTTTTCCAGAAAACTTCTCCCGATTCTAAAGTCAAGTCACCGAGGGGGCTAAAAGTCTTTGACAAGGATGCAAGAATTCTTGCAAAAGAGAACTTGCAGAAAGTTTCAGACAAAGAGAATTCTGAGAAATCTGCGTTAAGTGGTTCACTCAGTGGAGCATCTGTTCTTGGGTTGTCGAGATTTCAGCAAAGAGAAGCTTTTGCTAGGGAAAGAGAGATTGCAAAGCATCACCCACAAAGTTTTCCAGAAATTGAACTTGTTCAAAGCCTTCTATCACCGAATGACAAACAGCAAAATCTTCTTTTTGAGGACTTTGAAGACAGGGGATTAGCAGATAGTAGTTTAATTTCACTTCTAACTCTTGACACACCTAGCCTTTCTCCTCATAACAGCACCCAAACAAGCACTATTGATGAAACTGAACCTGCACACACTATGTGTTTGTTTGATACTCAAACCAATTCAAAGCTGAAAAAGTCTATTGATGATGTTATTCAAAAGGATAGTTCCAGAAGTTTTGTTAGCAACACTGTGATGCTACAGACCTTGAATGATCTATTAGAGTGCGGACATTCtgacaatgtttttttaaagaacaAGGAGGAAACTCTtcaatcaaaattcaaacagCATCACAACTTAGCAGCTGCCACTAATTTTCTTCCATTGCTTGAAAGCCACATTGCCAATTATGTGGATTTTAGAACTGGTTATAATGAGGAAAATACCACAGCAACCTGTTTGACAAGAAATTCTCCAACACCAGATTCTCCAACCTTAAGTGACAGCACAGGGTCTGAAAGTGACCTTGTTAAGAACCTTGCGGTTTTGCAAGACACTACTCTCATATCACTACGGCTTCTCAACATTCTTGTGCTCTACAGTCCAGATGTTTGTTCCTGTATTTTAAAATCGGCAAGATTGTTTTGTGAGACAGAATGCAACATTGAAGAAAAGGACAGGGAGCAGAAGAAACAAATG CATGTATTCATCAGTAGGGAAGACAAGGATAGCTTTTGTGACCACCCATTATTTCATGGCCTAAAAGTTGCCATAAAAAAG GACTCTAAAGAGCCATTGAAGAGGACAAAAACCAAGACAG AGAGAGATGAAAAAAGCAGAAGGGAAATAATTTATGATGTTCAGCATTCAGAATTACTGGGCTACATGATCAAACTTTTGGTGCCTCAACAA AAAGAGTCTATGGCTGTTGGGTATACAACTCTTCAAGTATTGACATCCTTGGCAAGAAATTGTGAGATGAAGTACTGCACAAG ACTGCTGCCACTTTTGTCGGACAACGTGTTATCTGATTTTCTGTCAAGAGACTGGTGTTTAACCTCGTTGTCCTTGGCCACAGCACTGCTTACGTGTCTGATAAGACACCGCGAATTTGTGGAAAGACTCTGCTCTCAATCAG ATGATTGCATCTTACTAAAGATTTACCAGGGATGGCTTTTCAGACCTGATGTTCCTGTTATTCATTACCAAGATGTACATTTACAG ATTGTTGGTTTTGTCAATACCCTCCTTTCTCACAGCGACTCTGCCACATTGCTGTTTCCTTTGGAAAGTGAATGCCAATGCAGTCTCGAA CTTGTTAAGTGCCTTGTATTAATGCTGGATGAAGTAATGAACTCAGTCTGTCATCTTCAATCAGATTCATTGTCACTGGAGGATGTCAACAG TCACGGCATGATGCTATTGCGAGAGGGCATTTTCCTGCTGTCGACCTTGTGTATGAATGATCCTTTTTTTGTGGAACACCGCCTGGATGTGGAACATCAGTACATAAACGTAATCACTAACGCGACCAGACTCTACAAGAGAATCACTGGGCTCGTTTCAGAGGCAGAAG TTCTTGCTGTTCAAGATCTCGTTGATTATGAGCACGTAGATGGGATTGAGTGGTCACAGGAATCTGAAGATGAGGCCGATGAAACAGCAGAAACAATGGATGTAGAAGATTGA
- the LOC138027044 gene encoding E3 ubiquitin-protein ligase NRDP1-like, translating to MGYGLNRFVTHVDPNLLCSICAGVLEEAVITPCGHSFCNECLHTWLDRPNTNSCPSCRSGVSERDVIPVLALRGMIDGLAVYCDNNENGCKMVLKLDKLTTHLQVCEFALIQCGACGRSVRRCELPDHHENCEVIKDLVAKHKRREEPTIDGLTKQIAVLEVDLNKTKKALMDSEGDVRRVKSELRELQFQLEMRLYEESDFDADWDPDYSYGYSPASIAQLASLVTRNLLTKPYYIDRNRIFNAIKRCYDYYHSYAGYSQDVHMLLATSYASNWFTENQRSNFDLWLRNLARDRFLTHT from the coding sequence ATGGGCTATGGACTGAATCGCTTTGTAACACACGTGGACCCAAATTTATTGTGCAGTATTTGTGCAGGGGTCCTAGAAGAAGCTGTTATTACACCTTGCGGCCATTCGTTTTGCAATGAATGCTTACACACTTGGCTCGATCGCCCTAACACAAATTCTTGCCCGTCTTGTAGATCGGGAGTCTCAGAGAGGGATGTAATTCCAGTATTGGCTCTCAGGGGAATGATAGATGGTTTAGCGGTGTACTGCGATAATAATGAGAACGGTTGTaaaatggttttgaagctcgACAAACTTACGACTCATTTACAAGTGTGCGAATTCGCCTTGATTCAATGCGGCGCTTGTGGAAGAAGCGTCAGACGTTGTGAACTTCCAGATCACCACGAAAACTGTGAAGTGATAAAGGACTTGGTTGCGAAGCACAAACGAAGAGAGGAACCGACTATTGACGGTCTTACTAAACAGATCGCAGTACTTGAAGTGGACTTGAATAAAACCAAAAAGGCTTTGATGGATTCCGAGGGTGATGTCAGACGGGTTAAGTCGGAACTCCGAGAACTCCAATTTCAGCTGGAAATGCGACTGTACGAGGAAAGCGACTTTGACGCCGATTGGGATCCAGATTATAGCTACGGATACTCCCCAGCAAGCATCGCCCAACTTGCGAGTCTGGTCACTCGGAATCTGTTGACCAAACCTTACTACATCGATCGAAACCGCATTTTTAATGCCATAAAACGCTGTTATGATTATTATCACAGTTACGCGGGTTATTCGCAAGATGTCCATATGCTTCTGGCCACAAGTTACGCCAGCAACTGGTTCACGGAGAATCAAagatcaaattttgatttatggTTGCGGAACCTGGCCCGCGACAGGTTTTTGACCCATACTTAA